Proteins from a genomic interval of Paenibacillus sp. RC334:
- a CDS encoding YdcF family protein has protein sequence MIYIIKFLYSFVLPPGLFILVMAGLVIWLWKRARKPAVILLVVTLLLYGSSTNLAGDLLISSLEKQYPQPRTVQGDVIVVLGGGATEGTPDINGQGNLLGSAANRLLTAARLHEATGLPILFSGGQVFGDSGNEANIAQRQLLGLGIPTKDILIENRSLNTQQNALYTSQILKQHQLTKPILVTSAFHLPRAALEFQRAGMQAVPYPTDYLASEHLSLYAAKLSPSAGAMATTGTALKEYLGILALKLK, from the coding sequence TTGATTTATATCATCAAATTTTTATACAGCTTCGTGCTGCCTCCCGGTTTGTTTATCCTCGTGATGGCAGGGCTTGTGATCTGGCTGTGGAAGCGTGCGCGTAAACCTGCTGTCATTCTACTCGTTGTCACACTGCTGCTGTATGGTTCCTCTACCAATTTGGCCGGAGATTTGCTAATCAGCAGTCTGGAAAAGCAGTATCCACAGCCTCGTACCGTTCAAGGCGATGTCATCGTTGTGCTTGGCGGCGGAGCCACAGAGGGAACACCCGACATCAACGGACAAGGTAATCTGCTGGGTTCAGCCGCCAATCGGCTGCTCACTGCGGCACGGTTGCACGAAGCAACGGGCTTACCTATTCTGTTTTCCGGTGGACAGGTATTTGGCGACAGTGGCAACGAAGCGAATATTGCCCAAAGACAGCTTCTGGGGCTCGGTATTCCCACAAAGGATATTCTGATCGAAAACCGTTCCCTGAACACGCAGCAAAATGCCCTCTATACCTCCCAAATTTTAAAGCAGCATCAGCTCACCAAACCCATTTTGGTGACCTCTGCCTTCCATTTGCCACGTGCGGCGCTGGAATTTCAGCGTGCAGGCATGCAGGCTGTGCCTTATCCGACGGACTATCTGGCAAGTGAACATCTGTCACTATATGCCGCCAAGCTCTCCCCGTCTGCTGGAGCCATGGCTACTACTGGAACAGCCCTTAAGGAGTATCTGGGGATTCTTGCTTTGAAGCTTAAATAA
- a CDS encoding MBL fold metallo-hydrolase, with protein sequence MKYGRIIQKPRVKFFEVADGVFAGISPYRGISWANAGFINKGEGLVYDTFFDLFHAREMRKAFMEVSNGGSPAYVVNSHYNSDHAWGNKVFEDACIIMHKEASRERLTENIAWMDSVIRRGKESPESTSGERFFAAEFEGFDLEGVEWVLPNIEIKDDINIRLGDTEVMIYNVAPAHSDSDLLLWMPKEKVLFAGDVVFNGCTAYSEEGTLNWVKVLDRIIDEIKPEIVVPGHGAICGLDFVKEQRDYLLNLISEFNKHYNDEIDSLSLTKQIDISRFLHWIQPERLYVTVDILLKSKRGLPPLPIWNEVPAKLEDMKAFLTGKYGNQIKPWDPMSVWQK encoded by the coding sequence ATGAAGTATGGACGTATTATCCAAAAACCTCGCGTTAAATTTTTTGAAGTCGCAGATGGCGTCTTTGCCGGTATTTCGCCGTATCGCGGGATCAGTTGGGCCAATGCCGGGTTCATCAACAAGGGTGAAGGGCTGGTGTATGACACATTCTTCGATTTGTTCCATGCACGGGAAATGCGGAAGGCTTTTATGGAAGTAAGCAACGGCGGCTCTCCCGCATATGTGGTGAACTCGCACTATAACAGCGACCATGCCTGGGGAAACAAAGTGTTTGAAGATGCTTGCATTATTATGCACAAGGAAGCGTCCAGAGAGCGTCTCACCGAAAATATCGCCTGGATGGACAGCGTCATTAGAAGAGGAAAGGAGTCTCCGGAATCGACTTCGGGCGAGCGGTTTTTTGCAGCGGAATTTGAAGGATTCGACCTGGAAGGCGTAGAATGGGTGCTCCCGAATATTGAGATAAAGGACGATATCAACATCCGTCTTGGCGATACGGAAGTTATGATTTACAACGTAGCTCCGGCCCACTCTGACAGTGACTTGCTGCTGTGGATGCCAAAAGAAAAAGTGCTGTTCGCCGGCGATGTCGTGTTTAACGGTTGTACGGCATACAGCGAAGAGGGAACCCTCAATTGGGTTAAAGTGCTTGATCGCATTATTGATGAAATTAAACCCGAAATCGTTGTTCCAGGACATGGCGCCATCTGCGGCCTGGACTTCGTGAAGGAGCAGAGAGACTACCTCCTGAATCTGATCAGCGAGTTCAACAAGCATTACAATGACGAAATTGATTCCTTGTCCCTGACCAAGCAAATTGATATTTCCCGCTTTCTTCATTGGATTCAGCCAGAACGCTTGTATGTTACAGTGGATATCCTATTGAAAAGCAAACGAGGGTTACCACCCCTTCCAATTTGGAACGAGGTGCCTGCTAAGCTGGAAGACATGAAAGCTTTTTTGACCGGAAAATATGGCAATCAGATCAAGCCATGGGACCCTATGAGTGTTTGGCAAAAATAG
- a CDS encoding fumarylacetoacetate hydrolase family protein — protein MKLVTFQAKTSQEPLFGLVINEKFVVSFAAIMKKQGTFIDSLESIDSYLHYLPASYDAAKELMQYAVEQSHQFNENEICPIAAVKLLPPVPNPAALIDFGLTPRHLRNAGVNLLQREYTGPEREELKRKIAEKFQKDPNKVTFSYYKCNHNALIGDGDTIHWPSYSSYLDIEPELAFVTGKGNCIAGYVIFNDSTVRDVQWPDFQALIGPTRCKDFDRSKGIGPFLVTPDEIDNPLVLDVDVRIGERLHWKGSTSEYSAHPAKVMEEVLKVFTPLPGTIIGMGRYRIAAQSRPNNGCCPLTESRLHLIN, from the coding sequence ATGAAGCTAGTAACCTTTCAAGCCAAGACATCCCAGGAACCTTTGTTTGGGCTTGTAATTAACGAGAAATTTGTCGTGTCTTTTGCCGCAATCATGAAAAAGCAGGGAACATTCATTGACAGTCTTGAAAGTATAGACAGCTATCTTCATTATTTGCCGGCAAGTTATGATGCCGCTAAGGAATTGATGCAATATGCTGTTGAACAGTCGCATCAATTCAATGAAAATGAAATCTGCCCGATTGCAGCGGTAAAACTGCTGCCGCCGGTTCCGAATCCGGCTGCGCTTATCGATTTCGGGCTGACGCCAAGACATCTGAGAAATGCTGGCGTAAATCTGTTGCAAAGAGAATATACAGGGCCGGAAAGAGAAGAGCTTAAACGAAAAATTGCTGAAAAATTCCAGAAAGATCCGAATAAAGTAACTTTCAGTTATTACAAGTGTAACCATAATGCATTAATTGGCGATGGGGATACGATTCATTGGCCTTCGTACTCTTCCTACCTGGATATCGAGCCGGAGCTGGCCTTTGTTACAGGGAAGGGGAACTGCATTGCAGGTTATGTTATTTTTAACGACAGTACTGTCCGCGATGTGCAGTGGCCGGATTTCCAGGCGCTGATCGGACCGACGCGCTGCAAAGATTTTGATCGCAGCAAAGGAATAGGACCATTTCTGGTTACGCCGGATGAAATCGACAACCCGCTGGTACTGGATGTGGATGTACGCATCGGGGAGAGACTGCACTGGAAGGGAAGCACATCCGAGTATTCTGCACACCCTGCAAAAGTGATGGAGGAGGTTCTCAAAGTTTTCACGCCGCTCCCGGGCACGATTATAGGAATGGGACGATACCGGATTGCTGCGCAATCGAGACCGAACAATGGCTGTTGCCCTCTGACCGAATCCAGATTACATTTGATAAATTAG
- a CDS encoding TetR/AcrR family transcriptional regulator, translating into MQTSDRIIEAATRLIKKKGYRGVSTKAIATEAKVNESTIFRQFGSKQGILEAIIERHSDIPQFEKLLKEGATDNPEVDLLNVSQQYRLFFHKNADIILIGIRDKGMLPELDRVLADPPVKLHSLLVEYFERLQKKKVIARQDERLAAMSFLSMCYGFQMSELIHRQYQSQLVTEEEFYKHSVSLFVKGILSQS; encoded by the coding sequence ATGCAAACATCAGACAGAATCATTGAAGCCGCGACACGGCTCATCAAAAAGAAGGGCTATCGGGGAGTAAGCACCAAAGCCATTGCAACGGAAGCTAAAGTCAATGAATCTACGATTTTCCGGCAATTTGGAAGCAAGCAAGGCATATTGGAAGCCATCATTGAAAGACATTCGGATATCCCGCAATTTGAGAAGCTGTTAAAAGAGGGCGCGACCGATAATCCGGAAGTCGATCTGCTGAATGTAAGTCAGCAGTACCGTTTGTTTTTCCATAAAAATGCGGACATCATTTTGATTGGCATCCGCGACAAAGGAATGCTACCCGAATTGGACAGAGTGCTGGCCGATCCGCCGGTGAAGCTGCACTCCTTGCTGGTTGAATATTTTGAACGCCTGCAGAAGAAAAAAGTTATAGCCAGACAGGATGAGCGTCTTGCCGCCATGTCTTTTCTCTCGATGTGCTACGGATTTCAGATGAGCGAGCTGATTCACCGGCAATATCAGTCCCAACTCGTCACCGAGGAAGAGTTCTACAAGCACAGTGTCTCATTGTTTGTTAAAGGAATTTTGTCTCAGTCATAA
- a CDS encoding antibiotic biosynthesis monooxygenase, giving the protein MSNNKENVILYIRFKIKSEKKEEFKELLSANMRVMEHEPAFVSAVLSDDIDNSNEVTLFEIWKGTNESWLKEELPKPYRKTYENKLVDLIDERIISYLTPTNEWRTNLTNK; this is encoded by the coding sequence ATGAGTAATAATAAAGAAAACGTAATACTCTATATAAGATTTAAAATTAAAAGTGAAAAAAAGGAAGAATTCAAAGAACTATTATCTGCTAATATGAGAGTGATGGAACATGAACCAGCTTTTGTAAGTGCCGTTCTTTCAGATGATATTGATAATTCAAATGAGGTTACTCTTTTTGAAATCTGGAAAGGAACAAATGAAAGTTGGCTAAAAGAAGAACTTCCTAAACCTTATAGAAAAACATATGAGAATAAACTTGTGGATTTAATCGATGAAAGAATAATTAGTTATCTTACACCAACGAATGAGTGGAGAACTAATTTAACAAACAAATAG
- the sigK gene encoding RNA polymerase sporulation sigma factor SigK, translating to MPGLFSAIALFIKELTLLVSYVKNNAFPQPLTEKEEARHLKLFAEGNAQSRNTLIEHNLRLVAHIVKKFDNTGEDLEDLISIGTIGLIKAIESFQTGKGTKLATFAARCIENEILMHLRSLKKTRKDVSLHDPIGTDKEGNEITLIDILGTEADDIVDKVQLKIEKSKIYRNLDILDEREKEVVIGRFGLEAGGEERTQREIARELGISRSYVSRIEKRALMKLYHEFYKQKG from the coding sequence GTGCCCGGACTATTTAGCGCTATCGCTCTGTTCATCAAGGAATTGACGCTACTCGTCTCTTACGTGAAAAACAACGCCTTTCCGCAGCCATTGACTGAGAAAGAGGAAGCCCGACACCTGAAGCTGTTTGCCGAAGGCAACGCGCAATCCCGCAACACACTAATTGAACACAACCTCCGATTAGTGGCTCATATTGTGAAAAAGTTTGATAACACCGGTGAAGATTTGGAGGACCTGATATCCATCGGCACCATCGGTCTGATCAAGGCCATTGAAAGCTTTCAGACCGGGAAAGGCACTAAGCTGGCAACGTTTGCGGCCCGTTGTATTGAAAACGAAATTTTAATGCATCTTCGCTCATTGAAAAAAACACGTAAAGACGTATCTCTCCATGATCCTATAGGGACCGACAAGGAAGGTAACGAAATTACTTTAATTGATATCCTCGGCACCGAGGCGGACGATATTGTGGATAAGGTACAGCTCAAAATAGAGAAGAGTAAAATCTATCGTAACCTGGATATTTTGGATGAGCGTGAAAAAGAAGTGGTTATTGGTCGATTTGGCCTGGAAGCCGGGGGGGAAGAACGTACACAACGGGAAATTGCCAGAGAACTGGGTATTTCGCGTTCGTATGTATCCCGCATTGAGAAGCGAGCGTTAATGAAGCTGTACCATGAATTTTACAAACAGAAGGGGTAA
- a CDS encoding alpha/beta hydrolase → MSQTSLQPDLTFNVRVKKRKKILWSLGIVLLLVMALVFFISYKVVDTLLHHPRDTNVSYELNIDKTPYEEVEFKSLKNDNTIRGSFFPASGLSGKANNKTIIVVHGYTSNRLVKGRTQKLVEHFVPKGYNVLAFDLSSQGKSDGNLITLGLNEKYDLLGAVDYLKSRNHTGDNIGVIGFSMGAATSLLAASESDDIKAVIADSPFRNAGLFLREGLPFFSGLPAFPFSYTSTWMANWAFKVDLDSISPMDAVKKMQDKPVMLIHGTGDQQISYKNTEIIYESLKDNPKAEVWYPQNTEHIDAINHYPTEYFKRVDRFLDEYVGK, encoded by the coding sequence ATGAGTCAAACATCATTACAACCTGATCTGACATTTAACGTTCGTGTGAAAAAACGAAAGAAAATTTTATGGAGCCTAGGGATCGTGCTTTTGCTTGTGATGGCTCTTGTATTTTTTATATCTTATAAAGTAGTAGACACCTTGTTGCACCATCCTAGAGACACTAACGTCAGCTACGAATTGAATATCGATAAAACTCCCTACGAAGAGGTCGAGTTCAAGAGTTTGAAAAATGATAATACGATTAGAGGTTCCTTCTTCCCTGCAAGTGGTCTTTCTGGTAAAGCAAATAATAAGACGATTATTGTCGTCCATGGATATACGAGCAATCGTTTAGTCAAAGGGCGGACCCAAAAGTTAGTAGAGCATTTCGTTCCGAAAGGCTACAATGTATTGGCATTTGACCTCAGCTCGCAAGGTAAATCCGATGGTAATTTGATTACACTGGGTCTCAATGAAAAATACGACTTGCTGGGAGCTGTAGACTATTTAAAATCCAGAAACCATACGGGTGATAACATTGGAGTGATCGGCTTTTCAATGGGTGCTGCTACTTCTTTGCTAGCCGCAAGTGAAAGTGATGACATCAAAGCTGTAATTGCGGATAGTCCTTTTCGTAATGCTGGTCTATTTCTGAGAGAGGGTTTGCCCTTCTTTTCAGGTTTACCTGCGTTTCCATTCAGTTATACATCGACATGGATGGCAAATTGGGCCTTTAAGGTTGATCTTGATTCCATATCTCCTATGGATGCGGTAAAAAAGATGCAAGACAAGCCAGTTATGCTCATTCATGGTACTGGAGATCAGCAAATTAGTTATAAAAATACAGAAATTATTTACGAGTCCTTAAAAGATAACCCAAAAGCAGAAGTATGGTACCCGCAAAATACGGAGCACATCGATGCCATCAACCATTACCCCACTGAATATTTCAAAAGAGTAGATCGCTTTTTGGATGAGTATGTAGGAAAATAA
- a CDS encoding TetR/AcrR family transcriptional regulator, which yields MARPINEEKRLERRKRILEEAVVLFAESGYSNTTTAIIAQSVGVTPGTIFQYFPSKEALYYAAVLEPLADIQAKSLACLQQEGTPGVLIKNMVAEQFNHIYLYTNELRLVQSVLGQRIRFPELTQKVLESTKVMTDAIECVYAKGQLMGEFNKSFSPAMISRAYISFFNGVGLTLGESIIHHPEWENLKGHALYLFAPIQPKDKLEESE from the coding sequence TTGGCAAGACCCATCAATGAAGAAAAAAGACTGGAGCGGCGTAAACGTATCCTTGAAGAAGCTGTTGTCTTGTTCGCAGAAAGTGGATATTCTAATACCACAACGGCTATCATTGCGCAGAGTGTGGGAGTGACTCCTGGAACCATTTTTCAATATTTCCCTAGCAAAGAAGCTTTATACTACGCCGCTGTCCTTGAGCCGCTTGCTGATATTCAGGCGAAATCGCTTGCTTGTCTACAACAAGAGGGGACGCCGGGCGTATTGATTAAGAACATGGTGGCAGAACAATTCAACCACATCTACTTATATACAAATGAATTGCGGCTTGTTCAATCTGTCTTAGGACAACGAATAAGATTCCCTGAACTTACACAGAAAGTCCTTGAAAGTACAAAGGTAATGACAGATGCGATCGAATGCGTCTATGCCAAGGGACAGTTAATGGGAGAATTCAACAAAAGCTTTTCTCCAGCAATGATCTCTCGTGCCTATATCTCTTTCTTTAATGGAGTGGGCTTAACTCTTGGAGAAAGTATTATTCATCATCCCGAGTGGGAAAATCTGAAGGGGCATGCCTTGTATTTGTTCGCACCCATACAACCTAAAGATAAACTGGAGGAGTCTGAATGA
- a CDS encoding discoidin domain-containing protein, which translates to MTKFSQNPNDYSFSIDPVVIAEENVSTNGDTKNTFPKNILIDNNLSWESSLSGRGGEIVFKLDEGKTINDILLAQPTFKAFILTFSLHGSNDGENWFRLGAVEAVPTTAKTTYQFSNEIPFQYYKITVLSSGLNNTTTYYGVRYIQLRTASINGVPAYRNSNLNPAIAE; encoded by the coding sequence ATGACAAAATTTAGTCAGAATCCAAACGATTATTCTTTTTCAATTGATCCTGTCGTTATAGCAGAAGAAAATGTTTCAACTAATGGTGATACCAAAAATACTTTTCCAAAAAATATTTTAATTGATAATAATCTTTCTTGGGAAAGCAGCTTGAGCGGTAGAGGTGGAGAAATTGTATTCAAATTAGATGAAGGCAAAACGATTAATGATATCCTCTTGGCTCAGCCAACCTTTAAAGCTTTTATCCTAACGTTTTCTCTTCATGGTTCTAACGACGGAGAAAACTGGTTTAGATTAGGTGCAGTAGAAGCAGTGCCAACTACTGCAAAAACGACCTATCAATTCAGTAATGAGATTCCTTTTCAATATTATAAAATAACTGTACTTTCATCTGGCCTGAACAATACAACAACCTATTATGGTGTACGATATATTCAGTTAAGAACCGCTTCAATCAATGGCGTTCCAGCCTACAGAAATTCCAATTTAAATCCCGCTATTGCGGAATAA